The Primulina huaijiensis isolate GDHJ02 chromosome 6, ASM1229523v2, whole genome shotgun sequence genomic sequence ttaatttttaatatttcagtATTCTcctgaattttaatttaattaattaaatatttcaaattaatgatgtttacatattttttattatgagtAATTGATTatctaaaaatttttaaaatatagataaataaaatatagataaagatatGGAATtctaaaatatagataaatatgttattgaattttaaatataaataaaaataatatcgaaGATTTAAAAATAGAGATTATAGGTATTAATGTAATTTTATTATGAGTTTCACCAAATTAATTAGAAATCGGTTATTAAAGGGGTAgattcttaattaaatagtaagatacaattaattgaatatttttttaaaaatttttttttaaattatgcataagtttgtgtataatatataaaataattattttggtagGATCAAATCATGAAAATAATATGATCAAAAATATATACTaagtccaattttttttaaaaaattcactgTTGCCATTTATGTTCACTTCTCGAAGTAATTGTTATCTTATCTAAGTAAAAATTCTATAATTGACGATAATTCACTAACATACAAGATTATCTCAATTTTATTcgaatcatttttttctttaaatattctttaaaaaatttttaatctatataattttaaattttcatacaATCACTAAACTTTtagtattattagtattatgtATATACTAATTCTTTTCATTCATGAAGACATTTGTCTTTACTAAAAAAAGCAAATACATTTTGTATCTCTCTTGTACGGATcatacacacatacatacataattaaattataaatctaTAATTTTCCATGGCGCGTTTACGTATTTTTTTTacgatatcatttttttttacgatATCAGATGGATCGATGTGAATGCTGCGACGTCCTTGATCTACAAGGCACGATGGTTGAACTCAAGTATAGAGAATGCAAAGTTGATGAAATTATTGCATGATGGATGGAAACTATTTCAGAAATTCGCGATGGGGGACGGATTTGATTTGagaatggatttcaaattcggGTGTCGAAGTATAATAATatgagatatatttgaaataaattgtcGTGATACATGTTATCTATATACTATATTAGTGTTAAAGTTCAAAACTTGAAGCAATTATGTGTATTTTTCGGGAAATAGGTCGGTCTCACGTGTCTTTTTTCGTGAAACATATCAACCttacttatatttataataaaaaataatctttttgatatgaaagttaattattttttttatagattacTTAAATAAGAAATCTGTCTCACTAAATTGACCTGTACCACTTCAATCCAATACAGTTCAATCTCAAGTTCATTGAAATCAAATAACTTAACTTCTACTACAAGTTCTGAACAGATTAagcatgtaatttattttaaaaagaaaaatattcaaGATTACATGATATAAAAATGAATGTTTTACCATAATGATGAAGAACAATATTCAGCTTAACGATCGGAACGTGCACTATTATCCAACAGCATACAGCTACACAGAGCTATAATCAATCACGTAAACTACTAACATCATGAAATGTCAACTGATGATAAATTTTTCCAGTTATGATTCTGCCTCATGAGCTTTCTGGATACCGATAAAACGAGCATAATCGACCCACCTGCAAAACGTTTTGGAGTAAAATCAGATCGTTAAGGCAAAGGAGAACCGACAAAAGGGTGGAAGAATTAGGTGAAGAATCTCACAGCAATGAACCAAGAAACGTGTTCCCCGTTCGAACAGCAAAGCAGATGGCACTCAAGATCAACTTGTGTTGATGAAGCAATGGCTCTAAAAATCTCTGTTCGATAACACCAGCCAAGACCTGGTATCTGTTGAATAAACAGAGAAGTTTACAGCAGAAACTTTGCTCATACAGTGGCAGTCGTCCTATTTTCTGTCCacattttttaaagaatttttggCCATGATAAAAAAACATGGAAGTAGATACAAGTATAAAAAGATAGGACCGAggacaagtaaaggagcatatAATTAGTTTGCATACCGAAGATTGCTGGATATGGCCATATAAACACCATAACCAACGCTTGTTGATAATACCGGAACATTCTGCACCTCATCGGCAGTCGAGTGGTCAACTGCCTTTCGGGCATTTATTAATGCATTTGTCACGACGGTACCAACCTACAAATCAACGAAGTGTAATTGTTTTAAGCTTTCACCAGATCCAGCACCAAAAAATTAGAATCTAATATAAAATTGACACAAAATGGGGAAGCATGGACTAACAGTCATAAGATCTGAGAAACGTCAGCCAAAAAACTAGATCCATTgcaaataaattaatgttgGGAAGCAACTAGTGCCATAATTTTCTTTTCTACCTGTTCTGATATGACTGTCCATGGTATCTATAGAGATCCAAACATAGCATCTAGACTACCGTACAAGCTTTAAATAATGATATGGAACAGTTACCACcgacaataattttttatacattttGGTCCTGCCGTTAATGTGAAAAAGGGAATTACCAAAGATGAAGTAGTGCCAACAGCAAATAGCTTAGCCCCGTTTCGCTGCAGAAAAGTTCGTGAAAATATGAGATGCGAGTTCAAAGTTTTTAAGTTTACTATTCTTTTTCGTAACCAATTGAGAGAGATCTCCTTACAATTATAGCACCTAATCTCTGTAACAATGAGAATGAGGTTCCAGTCCAAGCAACCTGCAATGAGATTGAACAAGATTTTCACCACTTGGTTCATCTTTTATGTGATAATGAAGCAATAATTGTATATGAGTAAACTGACCTGAAAAGCATTGTCGGGACAGCTGTAAAAGAATTTAGTTAAGCGTCCAGCATTCAGAGCCAGAGGAGGCCGGAGCGAAACTGTGGGAGCGGGAAGATACACAAGCATAAAATCTGCTATAATGGCCATCACCTGAGCAAAAGCAAACAAAAGAGTTGGGACAGTAACTCAGGTCTCCATAAATTTAAGTTTTCTGCACCTATTTATTAACCTAAATTAACTTAGTGCCAACTGGTATGCcaccaaaaagaaaacaaatatctaacttttataaataagtattttttatatgaaaaaaatacatttcGAATCCTGAATAATTTGAATTAACTGCTTCAATCTACagaaaatcttatttttaaataatctatTAATTGGGATATATTAACTATCAAGTATtagaattattattatgatgatCTATACATTTGTGTGGTACACATAGCTGAAAATGAGCCATTTCAAAGATTTCATTAGTAAAAAAACACACATCAGGCAGGAACAGGAACAAGCATTACACTAAAATTAGCAGAATATAGGAAATTGAATATGAATAAAAATGAGAAGTAACTACATACCACATCAGCAAAAACAATTTCCAGTTCATTGAAAAAGTTTTCCTTGCGACGCTGGTATTCTGCAGCAGtctgaacaaaaaaaataaccaGTAGCGAGGAGGCAAACCAAGCACATTACAAAACCGACACGAAAGTCCAGGAGTAAAAACTAAAGAGAAGACTGAAACAAAGAGATGACTCCAAGATCAAGAAACTCTACGTCTGAATTCTTGAGGCGTATCAAAAGAAAGTGCAAAACATAAACTAAGGCCGGTTCTGTTTCCTTTCAGTTCGCTTAATGTGACAAGAATCCACAAAATAGCCTGCAGAGGGGAAGAAATTTACTAAGAAAGAAGAAATTTGAGTTGAAAGAGCCAGGCCAAGTTACAAAAAGGTATAGGGTGTTTTGTGCGTGTATGTTGTCTTGCTACCAGTGACAACTCTGTATCTTTCCATCATAGGCCTAAAAATTGACGTGCCAATTAAATATGAACTGAGATACATCCTGTCCACATTCAAAATGACAAACGACAATAAAATAGTAATTATTTACTAAATAGCTTGTTGAATAGATAAAAGGAAAGAAGATCAAGATCTATGTTTAGACGAACAGTCATATTTGAATATCGTGATACAACCTTCGAAGAAACATCCTTCAACAAACAAAAGCTGGCCCATATACATCCATCCTTTGTTTTACCTCCCCTTGGCCCTTGCACTCAGTTTCGTGACATGGGATTCATCACCTTCTTCAACTATGAAAAAGGGTGTGGGGTGGCGCCCGGAGGACCAGCTGGCTTAACACATAGCATCACACCGACTaaaagaatttcaaattcacataGTTTTTCAATTTACCCGAAACCCATCAACTGGACCCTCATCTAACTTCTTGGATTTCCCTATGGGTAGCCAGCTATTAACAGAAGTAAACAGAAGACATATCGCAATAAAAATATCCTACTTCGACATACATAATATAAAGAGAAAAACCCAGATCATGATCATGTGCTTAAATTGAGGATTAAAGCAACCAACActgaatcatttgaaaaaaagATTGTTTTTTGTTTGTCTTATTTAGAGTACCTTAGTGAATATTCCCACGCCGCATTCCATACCAACTTTGGCCAAGAACAGATCATCCGCCAACAACCGTTCCTTAAATCCTCCGAACTTCATAAGCCACGATATAAACCCCGATCTTTCAAGATCAAAGTATTTCAAAAGTATCGATCCGGGTATTCTGCCGTCTTCTATGGCAGCCTTCAGATCCTTCGGCAAACTCTCGATACTCCTCCCAGCCTCCGTCAACGCCATCAAAGCTTCGTCTTTGTTCTTCTTCTTGTCCATATCATCATTCCCTTCATTGTTATCGCCTCCGCCTCCGCCTCCCCCTCCACCTCCGCCGCCTCCGCCAACTCCGGCCTTTCCGTTGCCTCCGCCGCCTATGATCAATTCAGAGTCAGTCCCGTAGCTGGTTGTGGCGGCATTGGTAGAGAAGGCAATGAACAGCGGGCGCTGAATACTTGCGGTTAAGGAAAGAGAGAGGGTGTTGGGTTTCAGGGAAAGAGTGAAGGATGGTGGTGGAAAGGAGCTGGGTTGGTGGTTTAGACAGAGATGGCGCGGTAGTGATGGGGTGTGGCTAAGGGTGGCGGATATCGGCATCTCGGCGTCAGTGATTCACTGCGGCTGTCGGTGGAGCTATATGGAGATTGTTGTGTTGGCGCGGCGGACACTTTCGGCTATGCGCTGTCTGCGAGCGAACGTTGTGCGTAGGTAGGTTGGTGGAGTTTTAGGGATAGAAACTATACATTGCGGAAGGTGCAGCTGCACCAACTTTCCCAACGACCATTTTACCATGGTTGATCAAGCTTACGTCCAATTCTTCTATAGGTTTGTAGAATGAGTCGATGAAATGATATGAATAAGTCATACTAGTGATAAAAGATTAATAGATATAATCAATTTATGTCGTATAATCACTCATTGCGTATTGTTTGGGATATAAGTTGATTGAGGTAAAATTACGATTTTAGTTTTGTAAGTTGGCTTGTTTCGTATTTTAATCTTAAATTTGGTTTTCATCGATTAATTTGgagtaattttttttgtttttgtctttttttcctCCCGAAACCACTAAACCTACCGAATGTTTATTTTGCACGGATGTTCTTTTAAGTGGCTTACACGACAAGAATAAAGTCCATATTAAACACATTAAGATTTatctaaacaaattttttaaaaaaaaagaccaaattttctcatattttgaaaaattagatGATGTTTTGGTTTAtgttttctctttattttttcttagaTTGATTTTAATATGGATAACATAGGTTTTATTCTCGTCACATGAATTATGTAGGAGATGAACGGTGAGTGTTAAATAAGCAATATTCGGTGTATTTAATGACTTCGAGGAAAAATCAAAACCCAAAAACAAATCAAGTTAGTATATGAAAACCAAATTTTGACAAGTTACGAGACTAAAATCCAAAACAAACCAATttacatgactaaaattgatTTAATCAACGATTTTTCCGTTGATTGTTGGTTGAATAATTCTTATATTATCAAACACATCAAATAATAAGggcataaatatatatacaattggttttattttctttttttcactttttacttcttttttttttttgtttggagttttttttttgtttggagCACTGCAACAATATATTGGAGAGGAGAAACTTATCCAAACCGAAAcaatctggaaaaaaaaaatcaaatcaaatcgaaCTCTCAGTTTAGATAAGTTTTtagcaaaaacttatgtgagacggatatcttatttgggtcatcgatgaaaaagtattactttttatgctaagagtattactttttattgtgaatatcggtaggtttgacccgtctcaaagataaagattcgtgatactgtcttataagagacctactcttagtTTTTGCTCAATGATGCTTTGgaatggttttaaaaaaatcaaattaaattaattttattatttaaattagataaaataaatcaaaccaaacgatttttgtaaatattaaaattatataatatactttgttaaaaaattaatgcACTGTGATTTTTTAAGATATGGAAACTTAATTTGTtgtatgttattttatttctttcttaaatgtatttatttatatttactcTTTTGTTAGAGATATTTATTGATATAGATTGTA encodes the following:
- the LOC140979630 gene encoding protein RETICULATA-RELATED 4, chloroplastic-like, coding for MPISATLSHTPSLPRHLCLNHQPSSFPPPSFTLSLKPNTLSLSLTASIQRPLFIAFSTNAATTSYGTDSELIIGGGGNGKAGVGGGGGGGGGGGGGGDNNEGNDDMDKKKNKDEALMALTEAGRSIESLPKDLKAAIEDGRIPGSILLKYFDLERSGFISWLMKFGGFKERLLADDLFLAKVGMECGVGIFTKTAAEYQRRKENFFNELEIVFADVVMAIIADFMLVYLPAPTVSLRPPLALNAGRLTKFFYSCPDNAFQVAWTGTSFSLLQRLGAIIRNGAKLFAVGTTSSLVGTVVTNALINARKAVDHSTADEVQNVPVLSTSVGYGVYMAISSNLRYQVLAGVIEQRFLEPLLHQHKLILSAICFAVRTGNTFLGSLLWVDYARFIGIQKAHEAES